In Neokomagataea tanensis, one genomic interval encodes:
- a CDS encoding phage portal protein — protein sequence MDWLSLQQRYAVPAGASARTVRLLALRRVLDGTQYDALTYPFAQERSGAGEYIPLSNRRPAVRTNMCRAVVDDATSLLFGDSHWPSLVVEDRRVAEAMGVFASETRLASLMMEAATAGSVGSVAILFEVSAGVPRLSVLDTAYLSPFWDDASGELLRVEERFLVRGRDLAAQGYPITEDLLGAQFWWQRIWTPMDCIVSVPWMVGMDGGARDERRSVHHGLGFVPIVWVRNLGVHSGREPEGECTFERAIDTVIEADYLLSQAGRGLKYGSDPTLVLKTGGLAEGVARQGGVASALTLPPEGDAKLLEINGSAAGAVLEHYRELRQIVLEQMHGNRAHGDRLTGAQSGRAMEMMCQPLIWLVDRLRHSYGEGALLEIYRMACRFSRVLENGLRLGGVLVKDLPFCRLSLRWPPWFPVADQELQALAQGLVTAVTNGILSRETAAKMFATASGHSDPGLEWAALERCSASDGAFNSMRK from the coding sequence ATGGACTGGTTGTCCCTGCAACAGCGTTACGCTGTGCCGGCGGGTGCTTCTGCGCGCACTGTGCGTTTGTTGGCGTTGCGTCGGGTGCTGGATGGTACGCAGTATGATGCGCTGACTTACCCTTTTGCTCAAGAGCGATCTGGGGCTGGAGAGTATATTCCGTTATCGAATCGACGCCCTGCGGTGCGGACGAATATGTGCCGCGCGGTAGTTGATGATGCGACGTCTCTTCTATTTGGTGATTCGCATTGGCCCAGTCTTGTTGTGGAAGATCGGCGGGTTGCTGAGGCTATGGGCGTCTTTGCTTCAGAGACGCGTTTGGCGTCTTTGATGATGGAGGCTGCGACTGCGGGGTCGGTTGGGTCTGTGGCCATACTTTTCGAAGTATCGGCGGGTGTACCTCGGTTGTCCGTTTTGGATACGGCCTATTTGTCGCCGTTTTGGGATGATGCAAGCGGCGAGTTGCTCCGTGTTGAAGAGCGCTTTTTGGTGCGTGGGCGTGATCTAGCCGCGCAGGGTTATCCTATTACGGAAGACTTACTTGGGGCGCAGTTTTGGTGGCAGCGTATTTGGACGCCAATGGACTGCATAGTGTCCGTGCCGTGGATGGTCGGGATGGATGGCGGGGCGCGAGATGAGCGGCGCTCGGTGCATCATGGGCTCGGGTTTGTGCCGATTGTTTGGGTACGGAATTTGGGGGTTCACTCAGGGCGAGAGCCTGAGGGTGAGTGCACGTTTGAGCGTGCGATCGATACGGTCATTGAAGCGGATTATCTGTTGTCGCAAGCCGGGAGGGGTTTGAAATACGGTTCTGACCCAACGCTTGTTTTAAAGACGGGGGGGCTGGCAGAGGGTGTAGCGCGGCAGGGTGGTGTTGCTTCTGCTTTGACGTTGCCGCCGGAGGGTGATGCCAAGCTTCTGGAAATTAATGGTAGTGCGGCGGGTGCTGTGCTCGAGCATTATCGGGAGTTACGCCAGATTGTGTTGGAGCAGATGCACGGCAATCGAGCGCATGGCGACCGTTTGACGGGTGCGCAGTCTGGGCGTGCGATGGAGATGATGTGTCAGCCTTTAATTTGGCTGGTGGATCGGCTGCGTCATTCTTACGGCGAGGGTGCGTTGCTTGAAATATACCGCATGGCTTGTCGTTTCTCGAGGGTGCTGGAGAACGGACTTCGACTTGGCGGTGTTTTAGTTAAGGACTTGCCTTTTTGTCGTTTGAGTTTGCGTTGGCCGCCTTGGTTTCCGGTAGCGGATCAGGAGTTACAGGCTTTGGCGCAAGGGCTCGTAACGGCGGTAACAAATGGAATTTTAAGTCGGGAGACTGCTGCAAAAATGTTTGCAACGGCGTCGGGTCATTCTGACCCCGGCTTGGAGTGGGCTGCGCTTGAGCGGTGTTCTGCATCTGATGGTGCATTTAATTCGATGAGGAAATGA
- a CDS encoding phage scaffolding protein: MMSNSGGKVVSDDALRQALEAAQNEVKAMRGEMADMISRQDALKRTHEEALTRVKTESNREVVTAALRAEAVRMGAHNPDDVVRLIDLSGVRREEDGAVIGVAEALDHARRDRAYLFGERARPGVALGTTVAHGAPRPGGAEHFDARVASHADYEARKWQFLARS; encoded by the coding sequence ATGATGTCGAATTCTGGTGGAAAAGTGGTTTCTGATGATGCGCTGCGCCAAGCGCTGGAAGCAGCGCAGAACGAAGTAAAGGCAATGCGCGGTGAGATGGCGGATATGATCTCACGTCAAGATGCGCTGAAGCGAACGCACGAAGAAGCGCTCACGCGTGTGAAAACCGAGAGTAATAGGGAGGTCGTTACTGCTGCGCTAAGGGCTGAGGCGGTGAGGATGGGCGCCCATAACCCCGACGACGTTGTGCGATTGATTGATTTGAGTGGTGTGCGGCGCGAGGAGGATGGCGCTGTTATTGGCGTAGCTGAGGCTCTCGATCATGCGCGGCGTGATCGGGCTTATTTGTTTGGTGAAAGAGCGAGACCTGGTGTGGCTTTGGGTACGACGGTTGCTCATGGTGCGCCGCGGCCGGGAGGGGCCGAGCATTTTGATGCTCGGGTTGCGTCGCATGCGGATTATGAAGCGCGGAAATGGCAGTTTTTAGCGCGCTCTTGA
- a CDS encoding efflux transporter outer membrane subunit, with protein sequence MNLRRLKSLSLAGGTALSLLGLSACDLAPTYTPPTFVVPESWHGQGPFGIATPADNTLPTDWWIMFDDPLLNTLEARASTQNADLQAAAERFTQARSLVVEARSELLPHLGLNAGASDNKQSADRLFRNGATLTQTQEIYQGLASWEPDFWSSIRNHVRAEKQKAQQRAADYAMARLSLQAELARDYIELRGYDAQIAIYSQSIAYYQRAMQITETQLKFKAAPRLDLARAQAQLYTSQAAKLDVEAAREVTEHAIAVLTNTSPSSFHIPQIDKLSFHQPTIPAGIPSELLQRRPDIASAEREMAQANREIGIARAAFYPHIAFNFGGGFESNGFDLANLANSLWTYGASFDMPLFDGGLRRAELQRTWSAYRETRDEYRGTVLSAFREVEDGLSRTDRLNRENKALEQAVAANLQTQGMTMTLYQGGVGTYLEAIFSQENTLDSRIHQVEIATRLYQADVDLIRSLGGGWNVKLLPTMDQTLSIAPFQYDGLRNPAPVGDITASPHPEQFENLAAPAPSTPGKGTGASLAPLPTGVLNK encoded by the coding sequence ATGAACCTGCGCCGCCTTAAAAGCCTTAGCCTCGCTGGCGGAACAGCCCTGTCCCTCTTGGGTCTGTCCGCCTGCGACCTCGCCCCAACCTACACTCCGCCAACCTTTGTCGTGCCAGAATCCTGGCACGGCCAAGGCCCCTTTGGCATAGCCACCCCGGCGGACAATACCCTGCCCACCGATTGGTGGATCATGTTCGATGATCCACTACTCAACACGCTCGAGGCACGCGCCAGCACGCAAAATGCTGACCTTCAAGCCGCCGCAGAACGCTTTACCCAAGCGCGCTCCCTCGTTGTGGAAGCACGTTCAGAACTACTCCCCCATCTAGGCCTGAACGCTGGCGCCTCGGACAACAAACAATCCGCAGACCGCCTCTTCCGCAACGGCGCTACCCTGACGCAAACTCAGGAGATTTACCAAGGACTGGCTTCTTGGGAGCCCGATTTCTGGTCTTCCATCCGAAATCACGTCCGCGCTGAAAAACAAAAAGCTCAGCAACGCGCCGCCGATTACGCCATGGCGCGCCTCAGCCTCCAAGCTGAACTCGCCCGTGACTACATCGAACTCCGGGGCTACGACGCGCAAATTGCCATCTATTCGCAATCCATTGCGTATTACCAGCGCGCCATGCAAATCACTGAAACCCAGTTAAAATTCAAAGCGGCCCCACGCCTTGACCTCGCACGCGCACAAGCTCAGCTTTACACATCACAGGCTGCCAAGCTTGATGTCGAAGCCGCACGCGAGGTGACAGAGCACGCCATCGCTGTTCTAACCAACACCTCTCCGTCCAGCTTTCACATTCCACAAATTGACAAGCTAAGCTTCCACCAACCAACCATCCCAGCTGGCATCCCGTCCGAACTGCTTCAACGCCGTCCTGACATCGCCTCAGCCGAGCGCGAAATGGCACAAGCCAACCGTGAAATTGGCATCGCACGTGCTGCTTTTTATCCGCATATCGCGTTTAACTTCGGTGGCGGCTTCGAGTCCAACGGGTTTGACCTCGCAAATCTCGCAAACTCTCTCTGGACCTACGGCGCAAGCTTTGACATGCCCTTATTCGATGGTGGTCTACGCCGTGCCGAACTTCAGCGCACATGGTCTGCCTATCGAGAAACACGCGACGAATATCGCGGCACAGTGCTCTCCGCCTTCCGGGAGGTGGAAGATGGGCTCTCCCGCACAGACCGCCTAAACCGCGAAAACAAAGCGCTTGAGCAAGCCGTCGCAGCCAATCTGCAAACTCAGGGCATGACCATGACCCTGTATCAAGGTGGCGTCGGCACTTATCTGGAGGCAATCTTCAGCCAAGAAAATACACTCGATAGCCGCATCCATCAGGTCGAAATCGCAACACGCCTCTACCAAGCTGACGTTGACCTCATTCGCAGCCTCGGCGGTGGTTGGAACGTAAAACTTCTGCCCACAATGGATCAGACGCTTTCCATTGCGCCTTTCCAGTATGACGGCCTGCGCAATCCTGCACCCGTCGGGGACATCACAGCATCACCTCACCCAGAGCAGTTTGAAAATCTTGCCGCACCTGCCCCATCCACCCCGGGCAAAGGCACAGGCGCATCACTTGCTCCCTTACCAACAGGCGTATTGAACAAATAA
- a CDS encoding phage terminase large subunit, with amino-acid sequence MTVPFRLNDGQRAAVRLLGGEARHVLLRGGSRSGKTFVLMRAVIIRALKEAGSRHGVFRHRLTALKASILRDTFPKVMRTCFPQVTWKLDKQESVVVFPNGSSIFFGGLDDAQRTEKILGMEFATVYLNEASQISYGARNMLLTRLAQKTGLVNREYIDANPPNVGHWLYALFELGIEPKSGEPLSAPGHYATMILNPHANRENLSSEYLAALEALPERERRRFLYGEYQAVVEGALWRLDMFRREGAVTAGTRADVAARMRRIVVSVDPSGASGPEDTRSDEIGIVVCGVDWQGIGHVLEDVSARDSPAGWAGRALRALDEWGAERIVAERNFGGALVEGTLRSVRPHAPVKMVTAARGKAARAEPVAALYEVGKVVHHGRFSLLEDQLCHFSVSGYRGARSPDRADAMVWGLSEVMLTTGEQVASWGSSGFSLMR; translated from the coding sequence ATGACGGTGCCCTTTAGGTTAAATGACGGACAGCGCGCAGCTGTTCGGTTATTGGGGGGTGAGGCGCGGCACGTTCTTTTGCGGGGCGGGTCTCGCTCCGGAAAAACATTTGTTTTGATGCGTGCGGTGATTATCCGCGCTTTGAAGGAGGCGGGAAGTCGGCATGGGGTGTTTCGGCACCGATTGACGGCTCTGAAGGCCTCAATATTGAGAGATACTTTCCCAAAGGTGATGCGTACCTGTTTCCCGCAGGTAACGTGGAAATTGGATAAGCAGGAATCTGTTGTTGTTTTTCCGAACGGGTCGTCCATTTTTTTTGGTGGGCTAGACGACGCGCAGCGTACTGAGAAAATCCTCGGGATGGAATTTGCTACCGTTTATTTAAATGAGGCGAGCCAGATTAGTTATGGTGCGCGCAATATGCTTTTAACGCGATTGGCGCAGAAAACAGGTTTGGTGAACCGTGAATATATTGATGCTAACCCACCAAATGTGGGGCACTGGCTTTATGCGTTATTTGAGTTGGGGATAGAGCCTAAGTCGGGTGAGCCGCTGAGTGCGCCCGGACATTATGCAACGATGATTTTAAACCCGCACGCTAACCGGGAGAATTTAAGCTCGGAATATTTGGCTGCGTTGGAGGCCTTGCCGGAGCGGGAGCGCCGAAGGTTTTTGTACGGCGAATATCAAGCAGTGGTGGAAGGGGCGCTGTGGCGCCTCGATATGTTTCGGCGTGAAGGGGCTGTTACGGCTGGGACGCGGGCGGATGTGGCTGCGCGTATGAGACGGATTGTGGTTTCGGTCGATCCGTCGGGGGCATCGGGGCCGGAAGATACGCGCTCGGATGAGATTGGAATTGTTGTTTGTGGCGTTGATTGGCAGGGAATTGGGCATGTTCTTGAAGATGTTTCTGCGCGTGATAGTCCAGCTGGTTGGGCGGGGCGGGCGTTGCGTGCGCTGGATGAATGGGGCGCGGAACGCATTGTCGCAGAGCGTAATTTTGGCGGGGCGCTGGTTGAAGGCACGTTGAGGAGTGTGCGGCCTCATGCACCTGTGAAGATGGTGACGGCTGCTAGGGGTAAGGCTGCGAGGGCTGAGCCAGTCGCGGCGTTATATGAGGTTGGTAAAGTGGTGCATCATGGACGCTTTTCTTTGTTGGAAGACCAGTTGTGCCATTTTTCGGTGAGCGGGTATCGGGGGGCTCGCTCTCCGGATCGTGCGGATGCCATGGTTTGGGGGCTGAGCGAGGTCATGCTGACTACGGGTGAGCAGGTGGCGAGTTGGGGTTCATCCGGTTTTTCACTGATGCGCTGA
- a CDS encoding helix-turn-helix domain-containing protein produces MAKQKRSDSLTVLQRAIGQRIAWARELVIPNQSECARLLGIDASTLNKIERGDRAPNVFLIAALSNRLRVSTDFLLKGVLNGRTDEELALRLAALHPELVLQRQDTASNTGKNMLSDTPDPPTKPDEEVH; encoded by the coding sequence ATGGCCAAACAGAAACGATCAGATTCCCTCACGGTCCTCCAACGCGCGATTGGACAGCGCATTGCTTGGGCACGCGAACTCGTCATTCCTAACCAGAGCGAATGCGCTCGTCTCTTGGGCATTGACGCTTCAACCCTCAACAAGATCGAACGCGGCGACCGCGCCCCAAACGTTTTCCTTATTGCCGCACTGTCGAACCGGCTCCGCGTTTCAACGGACTTTCTTCTGAAAGGCGTCCTAAACGGTCGTACCGACGAAGAACTGGCCCTACGGCTTGCTGCACTGCACCCAGAGTTGGTGCTCCAGCGGCAAGACACGGCGTCGAACACGGGCAAAAACATGCTTTCTGACACACCTGATCCGCCCACGAAACCAGATGAGGAGGTGCACTGA
- a CDS encoding EamA family transporter, with translation MMTFDSLERDKPAVLGAGFIVCSLIAQNIGAAFAKHLFLSVGPYGVAVLRIGLSAILLLALRRPWRRSIPQGIWPYVVLYGVMLGVMNSAIYQAFARIPLGVALGIEVSGPVLLGLLGSRRWIDFCWMALIVFGLILLLPLHVQQALDPLGVVFAFGAGACWAFYVLCGKRVAPVLGGDAAAIGMTVAMMVTAPIGLIEAGSSLMQLNVWAVGLAVAILSSAIPYSLEVKALRLLPAHVFGMLLSAAPAIGALAGFVILGETLTWLQVAAIFCVTFAAAGSALTVRPAGA, from the coding sequence ATGATGACATTTGATTCTCTTGAGCGCGATAAGCCAGCAGTTCTTGGTGCAGGGTTTATTGTATGTTCCCTTATTGCGCAGAATATCGGTGCGGCTTTTGCAAAACACTTATTTTTAAGCGTTGGGCCATATGGCGTGGCTGTTTTACGCATTGGGTTATCAGCGATTTTGCTGTTGGCGCTTCGTCGTCCGTGGCGGAGGTCAATTCCGCAGGGTATCTGGCCGTATGTCGTTTTGTACGGCGTTATGCTTGGTGTGATGAATAGTGCAATTTATCAGGCATTTGCGCGGATACCGTTGGGAGTGGCTCTGGGAATAGAGGTGAGCGGCCCTGTGCTTTTAGGGCTGTTAGGCTCTCGGCGGTGGATTGATTTTTGTTGGATGGCTCTAATCGTTTTTGGTCTTATTCTGCTGCTCCCCCTGCATGTCCAGCAAGCGTTGGACCCTTTGGGGGTAGTTTTTGCCTTTGGGGCAGGTGCGTGCTGGGCATTTTATGTTTTGTGCGGAAAAAGAGTGGCACCTGTCTTGGGTGGAGATGCGGCGGCTATAGGCATGACGGTTGCTATGATGGTGACTGCGCCGATAGGGTTGATTGAGGCTGGTTCCAGTCTAATGCAGCTCAATGTGTGGGCGGTTGGCTTGGCTGTGGCTATTTTATCAAGTGCAATTCCGTACTCGCTGGAAGTGAAAGCGTTGAGGCTTTTGCCAGCGCATGTTTTTGGAATGTTGCTGAGTGCGGCCCCAGCTATTGGTGCGCTCGCGGGTTTTGTTATCTTAGGCGAGACACTGACTTGGTTGCAGGTCGCTGCTATTTTTTGTGTGACGTTTGCTGCTGCAGGAAGTGCGCTGACAGTGCGTCCAGCTGGTGCGTGA
- a CDS encoding efflux RND transporter periplasmic adaptor subunit — protein MATSPKLVAVAGGCLLALYAGYLVVEKVHASSALAEETNASAIPNVSIIAPQKSPSKVALTLPGTIDAWYQAPIYAQVSGYVKMWYKDYGAHVKAGDVLAEINAPALDAQYAQAKADLASVMAKYKLATVTAERWRAMGQSEAVSGQSVSVSNANEQSARADFDAAQRNVDHFEALERFKTIVAPYDGVVTARNVSVGDYVNSGGGSVDSAGGASELFTVADTHRLRMFVSVPEVFSYVLQPDLTAEVTVPQYPDRKFTAQFLTTSQGFDPNTRTAITEFTMENSKQELWPGTFASVALKANNEHSQLYELPSSSLVFEEKGMTVATVDANSHVHYKKVVVGRMADSSTEIQAGIDSSDRVIDNPPADLLEGDQVHIVTPQRGYNESGFGKSE, from the coding sequence ATGGCCACTTCTCCTAAACTCGTCGCCGTCGCGGGTGGCTGCCTCCTAGCGCTCTACGCCGGCTATCTCGTCGTTGAAAAAGTCCATGCGTCTTCCGCCCTTGCGGAAGAAACAAACGCCAGCGCCATACCCAATGTCTCGATCATCGCACCTCAAAAATCTCCTAGCAAAGTCGCCCTGACACTGCCCGGAACGATTGATGCATGGTACCAGGCACCAATCTACGCGCAGGTCTCAGGCTACGTGAAGATGTGGTACAAAGACTACGGCGCACACGTTAAAGCCGGCGACGTCCTCGCTGAAATCAACGCCCCTGCGCTTGATGCTCAGTACGCGCAAGCCAAAGCGGATCTCGCCTCCGTAATGGCCAAATACAAGCTGGCCACCGTCACCGCTGAGCGCTGGCGCGCAATGGGCCAGTCAGAAGCGGTATCCGGTCAGTCCGTCTCCGTTTCAAACGCAAACGAACAATCCGCTCGCGCAGACTTTGACGCAGCCCAACGCAACGTTGATCACTTTGAGGCCCTTGAGCGCTTTAAAACAATCGTCGCACCTTACGACGGCGTCGTGACTGCACGTAACGTCAGCGTCGGCGATTACGTAAACAGCGGCGGCGGCAGCGTGGACTCGGCTGGTGGTGCCTCAGAGCTCTTTACAGTAGCGGACACACACCGTCTGCGTATGTTTGTCTCGGTGCCAGAAGTCTTTTCCTATGTTCTACAGCCAGACCTAACCGCTGAAGTAACGGTCCCACAGTACCCAGACCGCAAATTCACAGCGCAATTCCTCACAACCTCACAAGGCTTCGACCCCAACACCCGCACAGCCATTACTGAATTCACGATGGAAAACAGTAAGCAAGAACTCTGGCCAGGCACCTTCGCTTCAGTCGCCCTGAAAGCTAATAACGAACACTCACAACTCTACGAACTACCCTCATCTTCTTTAGTATTTGAAGAGAAGGGCATGACCGTCGCTACAGTGGATGCCAACAGCCACGTTCACTACAAAAAGGTTGTCGTGGGACGTATGGCCGACAGCTCAACCGAAATTCAAGCTGGCATTGATAGCAGCGACCGGGTCATCGACAACCCACCCGCCGACCTTCTTGAAGGCGATCAAGTCCACATCGTAACCCCACAACGTGGCTACAACGAATCTGGATTCGGAAAATCAGAATGA
- a CDS encoding efflux RND transporter permease subunit: MNAIVVTALRRPLTFVVLSILIVMFGVMSIFKTPTDVFPNIKVPVVAVVWTYPGLLPQQFAGRITYNFELSVTTTVQGIEHMESDSYYGRSIVRIYFQPGTEVGTAEAEVTAIAQTILLGLPPKVPAPMIMALNPSQVPVIALQVTSQKQTPSDLFKLGVISIRPLLATVPGAVVAHPNGGMDSFVMIALNQDQLRAHHLSAADVQQAMRDQNIVLPAGDQKIDSTDWMVQTNATPETMDDIANIPVKRVGNAVIYIRDVAEVYRGGHPQTNLVLVKGRQGVEMITQKSGSASTLDVVAATKALLPRLRAILPPDVHVSILSDASVLVKDQIHDVVQEMITAALLTGVVVLLFLGSWRSTVIIATSIPLAILCSIIALGWAGESINVMTLGGLALAVGILVDDATVMIENIDTHLEMGKDLELAIIDAANQIVIPTFVSTTCICIVWLPLFELDGVAGFLFMPMAKAIIFAMIASFILSRTLVPTMAKYLLAGQVHHAHGHDAHPPAPKTIFGRFQQGFERRFTAFRNGYNDVLTRCVARRKAFVSIFLACSLASFVLYAFAGRDFFPEVKSGALQMHMRAPLGTRIEVAGRIAALVDDRIHQDLPGKVENIISNCGLPEGPHNQAFMPTPSVGTQDCDLTVALKDPESPVWEYRKLLRKDLSARFPGTVFTFQPADLTTQILNFGSPAPIDIQIAGPSISDNYNYARHIIGQLRHVPGAADVTIQQTMATPTLMVNGNRTFSQATGITENDLATNELLTLSGSGVVDPQFWLDPEDNVTFPLNVYTSQDQLTHLTDLLTIPVDKGDGDPNDKTQLLGALADVVATGTPGEVSHFNSMSEIDIYVSAEGTDLGSVLNGVNDVLAHDKNNVPRSSDITVHGQATTMHGAYTQLVEGLLVSIVLIYLLIVVNFQSWLDPFIIITALPGALGGIAWALFLTGTRLSVPALTGAIMCMGTATANSILVVSFARERIEIHGDALKAAIEAGFGRIRPVLMTALAMIVGMVPMATSNSTNAPLGRAVIGGLIVATISTLLFVPCVYAILHNRSSRQKETV, translated from the coding sequence ATGAATGCCATCGTCGTGACCGCGCTAAGGCGACCACTTACCTTCGTCGTCTTATCGATCTTAATTGTCATGTTCGGGGTCATGTCGATCTTCAAGACACCGACAGACGTCTTCCCGAATATTAAAGTTCCTGTCGTTGCCGTAGTCTGGACCTATCCCGGTCTGCTGCCTCAGCAATTTGCAGGGCGAATCACATACAACTTCGAGCTCTCCGTCACCACGACGGTACAGGGCATCGAGCATATGGAATCGGACAGCTATTACGGCCGCTCCATCGTTCGAATCTATTTCCAGCCAGGTACCGAAGTCGGCACAGCCGAGGCCGAAGTTACAGCTATTGCCCAAACCATCTTGCTAGGGCTGCCGCCAAAAGTACCAGCCCCGATGATCATGGCCCTGAACCCTTCTCAGGTTCCGGTCATCGCATTGCAGGTCACTTCGCAAAAACAAACACCTTCGGATTTGTTTAAGCTCGGCGTCATTTCCATCCGTCCGCTCCTCGCCACCGTCCCCGGTGCCGTCGTAGCCCACCCCAATGGTGGTATGGACAGCTTCGTGATGATTGCGCTGAACCAAGATCAACTGCGCGCGCATCACCTCTCCGCGGCAGACGTACAACAAGCGATGCGCGACCAGAACATCGTTCTGCCCGCTGGTGACCAGAAGATCGATTCGACCGACTGGATGGTGCAAACCAACGCCACCCCAGAAACGATGGATGACATTGCCAATATTCCCGTCAAGCGCGTCGGCAATGCTGTAATTTACATCCGCGATGTCGCTGAAGTTTACCGCGGTGGTCACCCACAAACCAACCTCGTGCTGGTCAAAGGCCGCCAAGGTGTGGAGATGATCACTCAAAAGAGCGGCTCCGCCTCAACCCTCGACGTCGTCGCCGCTACAAAAGCCCTTCTCCCACGTCTACGCGCCATTCTTCCACCAGATGTACACGTCTCAATTCTCTCTGACGCATCAGTCCTGGTGAAAGATCAAATCCACGACGTGGTCCAAGAAATGATCACAGCCGCCCTTCTTACAGGCGTAGTGGTTCTCCTCTTCCTTGGCTCATGGCGCTCTACCGTCATCATCGCAACCTCCATCCCCTTGGCCATTTTGTGCTCCATCATAGCCTTGGGCTGGGCGGGTGAATCCATCAACGTGATGACCCTTGGTGGTCTGGCGCTCGCCGTCGGTATCCTTGTGGACGACGCAACCGTGATGATCGAAAACATCGATACCCACCTTGAAATGGGTAAAGATCTTGAACTCGCCATCATCGACGCAGCCAACCAAATCGTCATTCCAACCTTCGTTTCAACCACCTGCATCTGTATCGTCTGGCTCCCCCTCTTCGAGCTGGACGGCGTTGCAGGCTTCCTCTTCATGCCCATGGCAAAGGCCATCATCTTCGCGATGATTGCGTCCTTCATTCTGTCCCGTACCTTGGTCCCAACTATGGCCAAGTACCTCCTCGCGGGTCAGGTACACCACGCTCACGGACATGATGCACACCCACCAGCACCGAAAACAATCTTCGGTCGCTTCCAGCAAGGCTTTGAACGCCGCTTTACGGCCTTCCGTAACGGCTACAACGATGTGCTGACACGCTGCGTCGCACGCCGCAAAGCCTTCGTAAGCATCTTCCTCGCCTGCTCTCTAGCATCTTTCGTACTCTACGCATTTGCTGGCCGTGACTTCTTCCCAGAGGTTAAATCTGGCGCCCTGCAAATGCACATGCGCGCGCCACTCGGCACACGTATTGAGGTCGCTGGCCGCATCGCAGCCTTGGTTGATGATCGCATCCACCAAGACCTGCCCGGCAAAGTCGAAAACATCATCTCAAATTGCGGCCTTCCAGAAGGTCCACACAACCAAGCCTTCATGCCAACACCAAGCGTCGGCACGCAGGATTGTGACCTGACCGTCGCTCTCAAAGACCCGGAATCACCCGTCTGGGAATACCGTAAGCTGCTGCGCAAAGATCTGTCCGCACGCTTCCCCGGCACGGTATTCACCTTCCAACCGGCTGACCTCACTACTCAAATTCTGAACTTCGGCTCACCTGCCCCAATCGATATCCAAATCGCGGGCCCGAGCATTTCAGACAACTACAACTACGCACGCCACATCATCGGCCAACTCCGCCACGTTCCCGGCGCAGCAGACGTCACCATCCAACAAACGATGGCAACGCCTACACTGATGGTAAACGGCAACCGTACCTTTAGTCAGGCCACGGGCATCACCGAAAACGATCTGGCTACCAACGAACTCCTGACCCTGTCCGGTTCCGGTGTTGTTGACCCCCAGTTCTGGCTTGACCCAGAAGACAACGTTACCTTCCCGCTCAACGTTTATACGTCACAGGACCAACTCACCCACCTGACGGACCTGCTGACCATTCCTGTTGATAAGGGCGATGGCGACCCGAACGACAAAACACAGCTTCTCGGCGCTTTGGCTGACGTTGTCGCCACCGGCACACCGGGCGAAGTCTCACACTTTAACTCGATGTCTGAAATTGACATCTACGTCTCAGCAGAAGGCACCGACCTTGGATCTGTCCTCAACGGCGTAAACGATGTGCTGGCACACGATAAGAACAACGTGCCCCGCTCGTCAGACATTACCGTTCACGGTCAGGCCACAACAATGCACGGCGCATATACCCAACTGGTTGAAGGCCTGCTTGTATCAATCGTACTTATCTATCTGCTGATTGTGGTGAACTTCCAGTCTTGGCTGGACCCCTTCATCATCATTACCGCACTTCCTGGCGCATTGGGTGGCATTGCGTGGGCGCTGTTCCTAACCGGCACGCGTCTCTCGGTTCCAGCCCTTACAGGCGCCATCATGTGCATGGGCACCGCCACGGCAAACTCAATTCTCGTGGTTTCCTTTGCCCGTGAACGGATCGAAATCCACGGTGACGCGCTTAAAGCCGCCATCGAAGCCGGGTTTGGCCGTATCCGCCCCGTACTCATGACCGCTCTGGCCATGATCGTGGGCATGGTCCCAATGGCTACTTCCAACTCCACAAACGCACCACTTGGACGTGCTGTGATCGGCGGCCTTATCGTCGCAACGATCTCCACACTGCTCTTCGTACCCTGCGTTTACGCTATCCTCCACAACCGCTCATCGCGCCAGAAGGAAACCGTCTGA
- a CDS encoding transcriptional regulator → MKCYLMGIVSMFDHGNVVSNGARVSAGVLAAMLAEDGWSPKVKPFKTEKVGFAASSVAAQAKKKVRIARKVIDRETAEALPAGHSVTWAALWGADKVPVFPGLVAMGARDVVGSFH, encoded by the coding sequence ATGAAATGTTATTTAATGGGAATTGTTTCGATGTTTGATCACGGAAATGTAGTTTCAAATGGCGCACGTGTTTCTGCGGGAGTACTAGCCGCAATGCTTGCAGAGGACGGTTGGAGCCCGAAAGTAAAACCATTTAAAACCGAGAAAGTGGGTTTTGCTGCATCATCAGTTGCTGCGCAGGCCAAGAAGAAAGTGCGTATTGCTCGGAAAGTTATTGACCGTGAAACGGCTGAGGCATTGCCTGCTGGGCATAGTGTGACATGGGCTGCTTTGTGGGGCGCGGATAAGGTGCCTGTATTTCCGGGGTTGGTGGCAATGGGTGCTCGTGACGTTGTTGGGAGTTTCCACTGA